One Streptomyces mobaraensis NBRC 13819 = DSM 40847 DNA segment encodes these proteins:
- a CDS encoding TauD/TfdA dioxygenase family protein, whose product MEDYALDAVKALTTRPKPAYETITLDPVTPVLGAEVSGVDLSQELTDRQLAEIKDAFLAHHVLVFRDQEITSEDHKRFAAHFGPLHPVALAAPDSDPYVLEISASAESKNVAGNGWHADGTADAEPSLGSMLHITRIPEAGSGGDTMFANMHLAYEMLSPAMKAFLDGLTAVHDGAQPWGKQGPPAEYEVPVNEHPVVVRHPETGRKLLFVNRPYTSHIPQLSAAESEALLELLYRHIAGTPLLACRVRWQPNTLVFWDNRCVQHHAIWDYFPHGRYGRRVAIDGTKPQS is encoded by the coding sequence ATGGAAGACTACGCACTCGACGCCGTGAAGGCGCTCACCACCCGCCCGAAGCCCGCCTACGAGACCATCACCCTGGACCCGGTCACCCCGGTCCTCGGCGCGGAGGTCTCCGGCGTCGACCTCTCCCAGGAGCTGACCGACCGTCAACTGGCCGAGATCAAGGACGCGTTCCTCGCCCACCACGTCCTGGTCTTCCGCGACCAGGAGATCACGTCCGAGGACCACAAGCGGTTCGCGGCGCACTTCGGCCCGCTGCACCCGGTGGCGCTGGCCGCCCCCGACAGCGACCCGTACGTGCTGGAGATCAGCGCGTCGGCCGAGTCGAAGAACGTGGCGGGCAACGGCTGGCACGCCGACGGAACCGCCGACGCCGAGCCGTCGCTCGGCTCGATGCTGCACATCACCCGCATACCGGAGGCCGGCAGCGGCGGCGACACCATGTTCGCCAACATGCACCTCGCCTACGAGATGCTCTCCCCCGCCATGAAGGCGTTCCTCGACGGCCTGACCGCGGTCCACGACGGCGCCCAGCCCTGGGGCAAGCAGGGCCCGCCGGCCGAGTACGAGGTGCCGGTGAACGAGCACCCGGTCGTCGTCCGCCACCCGGAGACCGGCCGCAAGCTCCTCTTCGTCAACCGTCCCTACACCTCGCACATCCCGCAGCTGTCGGCGGCCGAGAGCGAGGCCCTGCTGGAGCTGCTGTACCGGCACATCGCCGGGACGCCGTTGCTCGCCTGCCGGGTGCGCTGGCAGCCGAACACCCTGGTGTTCTGGGACAACCGCTGCGTCCAGCACCACGCGATCTGGGACTACTTCCCGCACGGCCGCTACGGTCGCCGGGTCGCCATCGACGGTACCAAGCCGCAGAGTTGA
- a CDS encoding DUF6355 family natural product biosynthesis protein: MKLRGTLSATTARLGLAAVTLAGALACATVAPATAAPERIQGCGWNESRGGERAYYEHCATNTNVWIQVTRFPRSNYHRCVGPGRTNLDFDATGAWYDSGYRGGLCSHPGDTGP; encoded by the coding sequence ATGAAACTCCGCGGAACACTGTCCGCCACCACCGCCCGGCTCGGCCTCGCGGCGGTCACCCTGGCCGGCGCCCTCGCGTGCGCCACGGTCGCCCCCGCGACCGCCGCCCCGGAGCGGATCCAGGGCTGCGGCTGGAACGAGAGCAGGGGCGGCGAGCGCGCCTACTACGAGCACTGCGCCACCAACACCAACGTGTGGATCCAGGTCACGCGCTTCCCCCGGTCCAACTACCACCGCTGTGTGGGCCCGGGCCGCACCAACCTGGACTTCGACGCCACCGGCGCCTGGTACGACAGCGGCTACCGCGGCGGGCTCTGCTCCCACCCGGGCGACACCGGACCCTGA
- a CDS encoding IS30 family transposase, whose translation MQLGFGNAEASRRVGVNPRTGREWRNGRPEGRRKPPRLPAHAVRAPSLSSRYLTETDRIHIADRLREKASVRAIAAELGRSPSTVSREIRRNRHPVGGQYRPHAAQARADARRPRPKQGKIARNPALRDFIQRHLRRRWSPEQICNALRAQFPNRPEMHVVHETVYQALYIQGRGELRREVARSLRSGRAMRRPQRQAASRQPRFTHPMVMISERPAEAEDRAVPGHWEGDLIIGKDSGSAIGTLVERATRYVMLVHLPDGRGAEQVRDALQETVQRLPTHLKRSLTWDQGSEMAAHHAFTIATDVPVYFCDPASPWQRGSNENTNGLLRQYFPKGTDLSAHSREDLDAVAAELNGRPRKTLGWETPAERLHKLLAA comes from the coding sequence ATGCAGCTGGGATTCGGTAACGCGGAGGCGAGCCGACGCGTAGGTGTCAACCCTCGGACCGGCCGTGAGTGGCGCAACGGCCGGCCCGAGGGCCGCAGGAAGCCGCCGAGGCTGCCCGCACACGCTGTGCGGGCGCCCTCGCTGTCGTCCCGGTACCTGACCGAGACCGACCGGATCCACATCGCCGACCGGCTGCGGGAGAAGGCATCGGTGCGGGCGATCGCGGCCGAGCTGGGCCGCAGCCCCTCCACGGTCAGCCGCGAGATCCGCCGCAACCGCCACCCCGTGGGCGGGCAGTACCGTCCCCACGCTGCCCAGGCCCGCGCCGATGCCCGCCGGCCCCGCCCCAAGCAGGGGAAGATCGCCCGCAACCCGGCACTCCGGGACTTCATCCAGCGCCACCTGAGACGGCGGTGGAGCCCGGAACAGATCTGCAACGCTCTGCGGGCACAGTTCCCGAACCGGCCGGAGATGCACGTGGTCCACGAAACCGTCTACCAGGCCCTCTACATCCAAGGACGCGGCGAACTGCGCCGCGAAGTGGCCCGCTCCCTGCGAAGCGGCCGGGCCATGCGCAGGCCACAGCGCCAGGCCGCCTCGCGCCAGCCGCGCTTCACCCACCCCATGGTCATGATCAGCGAACGCCCCGCCGAGGCCGAGGACCGGGCGGTGCCCGGCCACTGGGAAGGCGACCTGATCATCGGCAAGGACAGCGGTTCCGCGATCGGCACCCTGGTCGAGCGCGCCACCCGCTACGTGATGCTGGTCCATCTGCCGGACGGCCGCGGTGCCGAGCAGGTCCGCGACGCGCTCCAGGAGACCGTGCAGCGGCTTCCCACCCACCTGAAACGGTCCCTGACCTGGGACCAGGGCAGCGAGATGGCCGCCCACCACGCTTTCACCATCGCCACTGATGTCCCGGTCTACTTCTGCGATCCCGCCAGCCCCTGGCAGCGCGGCTCGAACGAGAACACCAACGGCCTCCTGCGGCAGTACTTCCCCAAGGGCACCGACCTGTCCGCCCACAGCCGTGAAGACCTCGACGCCGTCGCAGCCGAACTCAACGGCCGCCCACGCAAAACGCTCGGCTGGGAAACCCCAGCCGAGCGCCTGCATAAACTGCTTGCGGCCTGA
- a CDS encoding oxidoreductase encodes MNTPHHAPADRMRRQRPLGSGFGAAGTADDVLAGVDLTGRTALVTGGASGLGLEATRALARAGARVLVAVRRPAAAETALRAALPAAPHGAVTVHALDLADPAAIRDFADGFLATGRALDLLIANAGVMACPETRTDAGWELHFAVNHLGHHALVNRLRPALNPSGARIVAVASAGHFLSDIRWHDPHFRTGYDRWLAYAQSKTANALFALHLDTLGADDGLRAYSVHPGSILTPLQRHVPRDEQIAQGWMDADGTPAAGFKSPAQGAATAVWAATSPLLADHGGVYCQDCDIAGPATTDDMLVGGVKPWAADPESAARLWDLSARLTGLDAFA; translated from the coding sequence ATGAACACACCGCACCACGCGCCGGCGGACCGCATGCGGCGGCAGCGCCCGCTCGGTTCCGGTTTCGGAGCCGCCGGCACCGCCGACGACGTCCTGGCGGGCGTCGACCTCACCGGCCGGACCGCCCTGGTCACCGGCGGCGCCTCGGGCCTCGGCCTGGAGGCGACGCGGGCCCTCGCCCGGGCCGGGGCCCGCGTCCTCGTCGCCGTCCGCCGGCCCGCCGCGGCGGAGACGGCCCTGCGCGCGGCGCTTCCCGCCGCGCCGCACGGCGCCGTCACCGTCCACGCGCTCGACCTCGCCGACCCCGCCGCCATCCGGGACTTCGCCGACGGCTTCCTCGCCACCGGCCGCGCCCTCGACCTCCTCATCGCCAACGCCGGTGTCATGGCCTGCCCGGAGACGCGCACCGACGCCGGCTGGGAGCTCCACTTCGCCGTCAACCACCTGGGTCACCACGCTCTCGTCAACCGCCTGCGTCCGGCCCTGAACCCGTCCGGGGCGCGGATCGTGGCGGTCGCCTCCGCCGGCCACTTCCTCTCCGACATCCGCTGGCACGACCCCCACTTCCGCACCGGGTACGACCGGTGGCTCGCCTACGCCCAGTCCAAGACGGCCAACGCGCTGTTCGCCCTGCACCTCGACACCCTGGGCGCCGACGACGGCCTGCGGGCCTACTCCGTCCACCCCGGCAGCATCCTCACCCCGCTCCAGCGCCACGTTCCCCGCGACGAACAGATCGCCCAGGGCTGGATGGACGCGGACGGCACCCCGGCGGCGGGCTTCAAGTCCCCCGCCCAGGGCGCGGCGACGGCCGTCTGGGCGGCCACCTCGCCGCTCCTGGCGGACCACGGCGGGGTCTACTGCCAGGACTGCGACATCGCCGGGCCCGCCACCACCGACGACATGCTCGTCGGCGGCGTCAAGCCGTGGGCGGCCGACCCCGAGTCGGCGGCCCGCCTCTGGGACCTCTCGGCCCGGCTCACCGGCCTGGACGCCTTCGCCTGA
- a CDS encoding MerR family transcriptional regulator encodes MDTSADDTGVCDGRSPDEGRSIGETVRATGMSVDTLRFFEREGLLLRPVPRNAAGRRVYERADVDWLLLVARLRASGMPVATVARFAELVRSGPGNEALRLELLREHERAVRARIAALGEDLEIIRNKVTIYERHVREGTAAGVWAPVPSAPGDAP; translated from the coding sequence ATGGACACAAGCGCGGACGACACGGGTGTGTGCGACGGCCGCTCCCCGGACGAGGGCCGCTCCATAGGCGAGACCGTACGGGCGACCGGGATGAGCGTGGACACGCTGCGGTTCTTCGAGCGCGAGGGCCTGCTGCTGCGCCCGGTCCCGCGGAACGCGGCGGGCCGGCGGGTGTACGAACGGGCGGACGTGGACTGGCTGTTGCTCGTCGCCCGGCTCCGGGCGTCGGGCATGCCGGTGGCGACCGTCGCGCGGTTCGCGGAGCTGGTGCGGTCGGGGCCCGGGAACGAGGCGCTGCGGCTGGAGCTGCTCCGCGAGCACGAACGGGCGGTGCGCGCGAGGATCGCCGCCCTCGGCGAGGACCTGGAGATCATCCGGAACAAGGTGACAATCTACGAGCGGCATGTGCGCGAGGGGACGGCCGCCGGGGTCTGGGCGCCGGTTCCTTCGGCGCCGGGCGACGCGCCATAA
- a CDS encoding DUF6098 family protein, protein MTAPDALPVLTSLDDLVAMVERGKNLFVRWSRGPGTDLGPASSTDDLTGTSLPGLSVNALDVEPWWDDRPLRLWVARRLYDYCHLRRDKGPGVRPWVLEGREIGRGPDNEPLVRDARPLAWIGTEVIDEAEREVVRQRGPWGPLRRSADGEPAG, encoded by the coding sequence ATGACCGCCCCGGATGCCCTGCCCGTTCTGACGTCCCTCGACGACCTGGTCGCCATGGTCGAGCGAGGCAAGAACCTGTTCGTGCGGTGGTCGCGCGGTCCCGGGACGGATCTGGGTCCCGCCTCCAGCACCGACGACCTCACCGGCACCAGCCTGCCCGGCCTGTCCGTCAACGCCCTCGACGTCGAACCGTGGTGGGACGACCGCCCGCTGCGGCTCTGGGTCGCCCGGCGCCTCTACGACTACTGCCACCTGCGCCGCGACAAGGGCCCCGGGGTGCGGCCCTGGGTGCTCGAGGGCCGGGAGATCGGCCGGGGGCCCGACAACGAGCCGCTGGTCCGGGACGCACGGCCGCTCGCCTGGATCGGTACGGAAGTGATCGACGAGGCGGAGCGCGAGGTCGTCCGCCAGCGCGGCCCCTGGGGCCCGCTCCGCCGGTCGGCCGACGGCGAACCGGCGGGCTGA
- a CDS encoding DUF72 domain-containing protein has product MEKYLVGTCSWTDPALRASGWYPPAARDDPEERLRHYAARFPVVEVDATYYGLPSTRNCTLWADRTPPGFVFDVKAFATLTGHSARAGALPPDLRPPGPPQRRLTPARLPRGVVDELWQRFTGALRPLWDAGRLGAVLLQFPPWVRAGERGHAFLAECRRRAGRLPLAVEFRHPGWLAPGERERTLDVLRAHGMSLVAVDTAQDVPDAVPPVAAVTRPELAVVRFHGRSAAWRTGGKEDAYRHSYTAEELAPWRDRIRRLAGEAEQVHVLFNNCCGDAAVRSAAVMRELLAA; this is encoded by the coding sequence ATGGAAAAGTACCTCGTCGGCACCTGCTCCTGGACCGACCCCGCCCTGCGGGCCAGCGGCTGGTACCCGCCGGCCGCGCGCGACGACCCCGAGGAGCGGCTGCGGCACTACGCCGCCCGGTTCCCCGTCGTGGAGGTCGACGCGACGTACTACGGGCTGCCCAGCACCCGCAACTGCACGCTCTGGGCGGACCGCACCCCGCCCGGCTTCGTCTTCGACGTCAAGGCGTTCGCCACCCTGACCGGCCACTCCGCCCGCGCCGGCGCGCTGCCGCCCGACCTCCGGCCGCCCGGCCCCCCGCAGCGCCGGCTGACCCCCGCCCGGCTCCCGCGCGGCGTGGTGGACGAACTGTGGCAGCGCTTCACCGGCGCGCTGCGCCCGCTGTGGGACGCGGGGAGGCTTGGGGCGGTGCTGCTGCAGTTTCCGCCGTGGGTGCGGGCGGGGGAGCGGGGGCACGCGTTCCTGGCCGAGTGCCGGCGGCGCGCGGGCCGGTTGCCGCTGGCCGTCGAGTTCCGGCACCCGGGCTGGCTGGCCCCGGGGGAGCGGGAGCGCACCCTGGATGTGCTGCGGGCGCACGGGATGTCGCTGGTGGCCGTGGACACCGCCCAGGACGTGCCCGACGCCGTGCCGCCGGTGGCCGCCGTCACCCGGCCCGAGCTGGCGGTGGTCCGCTTCCACGGGCGGTCGGCCGCGTGGCGCACCGGCGGGAAGGAGGACGCGTACCGGCATTCCTACACCGCCGAGGAACTGGCGCCCTGGCGCGACCGGATCCGGCGGCTGGCCGGGGAGGCCGAGCAGGTCCATGTGCTGTTCAACAACTGCTGCGGCGACGCGGCGGTGCGGTCGGCGGCGGTGATGCGGGAACTGCTGGCGGCGTGA
- a CDS encoding YihY/virulence factor BrkB family protein translates to MTATEKSTAGAGPDPQVERRAPDEPTRLRARSWRSVLRRTATEFVDDELADRAAGLTYYTMLSLFPALLVLVSLLGVAGKSAAEKLLANLEHLTPGPVQDILTGAVRQASASGGTGSVLAVTGLLGALWSASGYVAAFIRASNAVYDIKEGRPVWKLTPLRLVVTLVLMLLATASALIVVFTGGIARQAGTALGVGDEALAVWSVVKWPVLVLLVTVMIALLYWAAPNVRGRGFRWVTPGSLVALALWMAVSAGFALYVANFGTYNKVYGTFAGLIVFLMWLWFTNLAILLGLEFDAELSRERAILGGHPEDEEPYVPPRDTRAWPPGDDGAA, encoded by the coding sequence GTGACGGCGACGGAGAAGAGCACGGCGGGGGCCGGTCCGGACCCCCAGGTCGAGCGGCGGGCCCCGGACGAGCCGACGCGACTGCGCGCCCGCTCGTGGAGGTCGGTGCTGCGGCGGACGGCGACGGAGTTCGTGGACGACGAACTGGCGGACCGCGCGGCCGGGTTGACGTACTACACGATGCTGTCCCTCTTCCCGGCGCTGCTGGTGCTGGTGTCGCTGCTGGGCGTCGCCGGGAAGTCGGCGGCGGAGAAGCTGCTGGCGAACCTGGAGCATCTGACGCCCGGTCCGGTGCAGGACATCCTCACCGGCGCGGTGCGCCAGGCGAGCGCGAGCGGCGGCACCGGTTCCGTACTGGCGGTGACGGGCCTGCTGGGCGCGCTGTGGTCCGCCTCCGGCTATGTGGCGGCGTTCATCCGCGCCTCCAACGCCGTCTACGACATCAAGGAGGGGCGGCCGGTGTGGAAGCTGACACCGCTGCGCCTCGTGGTGACCCTGGTGCTGATGCTGCTGGCGACGGCGAGCGCGCTGATCGTGGTGTTCACCGGCGGCATCGCCCGGCAGGCGGGCACCGCCCTGGGCGTCGGCGACGAGGCGCTGGCGGTGTGGTCGGTGGTCAAGTGGCCGGTGCTCGTGCTGCTGGTGACGGTCATGATCGCGCTGCTGTACTGGGCGGCGCCGAACGTGCGCGGGCGCGGCTTCCGCTGGGTGACGCCGGGGAGTCTGGTGGCCCTGGCGCTGTGGATGGCGGTCTCGGCGGGCTTCGCGCTGTACGTGGCGAACTTCGGCACCTACAACAAGGTGTACGGGACCTTCGCCGGTCTCATCGTCTTCCTGATGTGGCTGTGGTTCACCAATCTCGCGATCCTGCTGGGCCTGGAGTTCGACGCCGAGCTGAGCCGGGAGCGGGCGATCCTCGGCGGCCACCCGGAGGACGAGGAGCCGTACGTGCCGCCCCGGGACACCCGCGCCTGGCCGCCGGGCGACGACGGCGCGGCGTAG
- a CDS encoding SH3 domain-containing protein gives MTSENRGKTAGKRAAAMAGLLAAATLGGAALAAPAHADDVYGHCTGEGVRIRAAASTSASVVGLCYSDHRLAHRDVSGDGQWDKVYDVTTGVSGWISHGYWSW, from the coding sequence GTGACATCCGAAAACCGGGGGAAGACCGCGGGCAAGCGTGCCGCCGCGATGGCGGGCCTGCTGGCCGCCGCCACGCTCGGCGGCGCCGCGCTGGCGGCGCCGGCCCACGCCGACGACGTCTACGGCCACTGCACGGGCGAGGGCGTGCGCATCCGCGCCGCCGCGAGCACGTCGGCCTCGGTCGTCGGCCTGTGCTACAGCGACCACCGCCTCGCGCACCGCGACGTCTCGGGCGACGGTCAGTGGGACAAGGTCTACGACGTGACCACGGGCGTGTCCGGCTGGATCTCGCACGGCTACTGGAGCTGGTAG
- a CDS encoding DUF5709 domain-containing protein, whose protein sequence is MSDDAMGDEVYQPVRSDTRDNPDDLDLENALDGDGLDEVLDEGWSPPEKPLAVTHHGTTAREQRERETLDQRLAEEVPEPAVPDGDGIGDAPRDGEPIDEEAGDERAGRLTGTWDLMPPRVNDIYARDVGVNGGAASAEEAAMHVVPEEPVVPPEEFEG, encoded by the coding sequence ATGTCCGACGACGCGATGGGTGACGAGGTCTATCAGCCGGTGCGTTCCGACACCCGGGACAACCCCGACGACCTGGACCTGGAGAACGCGCTCGACGGCGACGGCCTGGACGAGGTGCTCGACGAGGGCTGGTCGCCGCCGGAGAAGCCGCTGGCCGTGACCCACCACGGCACCACGGCCCGTGAGCAGCGCGAACGGGAGACGCTGGACCAGCGGCTCGCCGAGGAGGTGCCCGAGCCGGCCGTCCCCGACGGCGACGGCATCGGGGACGCGCCGCGCGACGGGGAGCCGATCGACGAGGAGGCCGGCGACGAGCGCGCGGGCCGCCTGACCGGCACGTGGGACCTGATGCCGCCCCGAGTGAACGACATCTACGCGCGGGACGTCGGCGTCAACGGCGGGGCCGCCTCCGCCGAGGAGGCGGCGATGCACGTGGTGCCCGAGGAACCCGTCGTCCCGCCGGAGGAGTTCGAGGGCTGA
- a CDS encoding SDR family oxidoreductase, with translation MSSHPAGPRVAVVTGADSGIGRATAVHLARQGLDVGITWHSDREGAEGTAEEVRAHGRRAALARMDLTLLPEAADAVDALADELGRIDVLVNNAGTGTAAPYLDLDLETVRRVLDVDLVGPFLCGQRAARRMIRQGDGGRIVNVTSVHEHQPRVGAAPYCAAKGGLGLLTQVMALELAEHGITVNAVAPGEIATPMTGQEDVDVHRVRRPGVPAGRPGDAREVAAVIAFLCGSEASYVTGASWSVDGGMLRMGPQAGSHLEDDSWRRV, from the coding sequence ATGAGCAGCCACCCGGCCGGCCCCCGCGTCGCGGTCGTCACCGGTGCCGACTCCGGCATCGGCCGCGCCACGGCCGTCCACCTGGCCCGGCAGGGCCTCGACGTCGGCATCACCTGGCACAGCGACCGGGAGGGCGCCGAAGGCACCGCCGAGGAGGTCCGCGCCCACGGGCGGCGCGCCGCCCTGGCCAGGATGGACCTGACCCTGCTGCCCGAGGCCGCCGACGCCGTCGACGCGCTGGCCGACGAACTGGGCCGGATCGACGTCCTCGTCAACAACGCCGGCACCGGTACCGCCGCGCCCTACCTCGACCTCGACCTGGAGACCGTGCGCCGCGTGCTCGACGTCGACCTCGTCGGGCCGTTCCTGTGCGGCCAGCGCGCCGCACGGCGGATGATCCGGCAGGGCGACGGCGGCCGGATCGTCAACGTGACCAGCGTCCACGAGCACCAGCCGCGCGTCGGCGCCGCCCCCTACTGCGCGGCCAAGGGCGGCCTCGGTCTGCTCACCCAGGTCATGGCCCTGGAACTCGCCGAACACGGCATCACCGTCAACGCCGTCGCGCCCGGCGAGATCGCCACCCCCATGACCGGCCAGGAAGACGTCGACGTGCACCGGGTGCGCCGCCCCGGCGTACCGGCGGGACGGCCCGGGGACGCCCGGGAGGTGGCCGCGGTGATCGCCTTCCTCTGCGGGAGCGAGGCGTCCTACGTCACCGGCGCGTCGTGGAGCGTGGACGGCGGGATGCTGCGGATGGGACCCCAGGCCGGCTCGCACCTGGAGGACGACTCCTGGCGCCGCGTCTGA
- a CDS encoding DUF2795 domain-containing protein: MTAKPNPIELQKSLGGMHYPADKETLVEHAKKKGADKTTLDALSSMPKKEYDSPAAVTEAVTKKK, from the coding sequence ATGACAGCGAAGCCGAACCCCATTGAGCTCCAGAAGAGCCTCGGCGGCATGCACTACCCCGCCGACAAGGAAACCCTCGTCGAACACGCCAAGAAGAAGGGCGCGGACAAGACCACGCTGGACGCGCTCAGCTCGATGCCCAAGAAGGAGTACGACTCGCCGGCGGCCGTGACCGAGGCCGTCACCAAGAAGAAATAG
- a CDS encoding AraC family transcriptional regulator: MTTTRPPGEEGARGGPVRHAPRATTGHRPLPAGTEVDAHRHDEHQIVYAGRGVLSVTTDAGSWIAPGNRAIWIPAGTVHEHRAYGDTEIHLVGLPLEDNPLALDRPAVIGVGPLLRELILAYTEQPADPTAERLRLRAVLLDRLRRSDEQPLHVPAPRDPRLAAVCAVLRDDPADHRTLAQLGAAFGAGERTLTRLFRAELGMSFPQWRTQVRLHHALRLLAEGASVSTVARRCGWASSSAFIDVFRRAFGHTPGAHRTRFPP; the protein is encoded by the coding sequence GTGACGACGACAAGACCGCCGGGGGAGGAGGGCGCGCGCGGGGGCCCGGTCCGGCACGCGCCGCGCGCGACCACCGGCCACCGACCGCTGCCCGCGGGGACGGAGGTCGACGCCCACCGGCACGACGAGCACCAGATCGTCTACGCGGGCCGCGGCGTCCTGTCCGTCACGACGGACGCGGGCAGCTGGATCGCGCCCGGCAACCGCGCGATCTGGATCCCCGCCGGCACCGTCCACGAGCACCGGGCGTACGGCGACACCGAGATCCACCTGGTGGGGCTGCCGCTGGAGGACAACCCGCTCGCGCTCGACCGGCCGGCCGTCATCGGCGTCGGCCCGCTGCTGCGGGAACTGATCCTGGCCTACACCGAGCAGCCCGCCGACCCCACGGCGGAGCGGCTCCGCCTGCGCGCCGTCCTCCTCGACCGGCTCCGCCGCTCCGACGAACAGCCCCTGCACGTCCCCGCGCCCCGGGACCCCCGGCTGGCCGCGGTCTGCGCCGTCCTCCGCGACGACCCCGCCGACCACCGCACCCTCGCCCAGCTCGGCGCGGCGTTCGGGGCCGGCGAACGGACCCTCACCCGGCTCTTCCGCGCCGAACTCGGCATGAGCTTCCCGCAGTGGCGCACCCAGGTCCGGCTGCACCACGCGCTGCGCCTGCTGGCCGAGGGCGCCTCGGTCTCCACCGTGGCCCGGCGCTGCGGCTGGGCGTCGAGCAGCGCCTTCATCGACGTCTTCCGCCGCGCCTTCGGCCATACGCCGGGGGCGCACCGGACGCGCTTCCCGCCGTGA